The following is a genomic window from Mycolicibacterium sp. TY81.
CCGGGCCGTGCACGCCGTCGCACGCGGTGAGGCGTACCTGGACCCGGCCGTCACCGCCCGGGTGCTGAACGGTTACCGGCGCGCGCCCGGCGCACCGTCGGACGACGTGGTCGACCGGCTCACCGCTCGCGAGCTCGACGTGCTGCAGCTGATCGGTTCCGGCGCGACCAACGCCGAGATCGCCGACCGCCTGGTCATCTCAGAGGTGACGGTGAAGAGCCACATCGGGCGCATCTTCACCAAGCTCGACCTGCGGGACAGGGCGGCCGCCATCGTCTACGCCTACGACCACGGCGTGGTGGCGCCGAAGTAGCGGCTACTCATCTACCCGGCGGCGAATTCCTTCAACTTCGCATCCAGCTGGTCTTTATCGGGGTAGCCGTACATTTTGTGGTTCGAGCCGTTGTACAAAGCCACTACCGGGCAGCTGGTCGAAGGGCCTCTCACCGAACCGAGACTCTTGATTCGCTTGCCAGTTTTGGCCTCGCGCAACTCCACTTCGTAGTCGACCGAGTAGCGACTCACGCGGTCCTTGTCGCCCCCGCTGTCGTATTCGCAGGTGCCCTCTTTCTTCTCGGTAGCCGACTGCCGCGACAGGCACGCGACGACATTGATCGACGAAGGCGGCAAATTGGCCCCGGAATAGTCTGCTCCGGCCCCCAGCAAGGTCACTGCCGACCACCCGGTCACCGACTCGTAGAACGTGACGACCTTGTACGGCTTTTGGTAGTCGGCGGCATTGCTCACCGAACCGTTCTTACAAACGGCCTTGAAATCGTCGGCCGTGTTCGCAGTAATCGGCGGTTCGCCCCGAACGCCCGCTGTGATACCGACAATCGCCGCGATGACCACCGGTATGGCGAAGATCGCGGCGACGACACCGATAATGCGGCCGGTGGTCTTTTTGGGCGGTGGCGGATAGTGCGACCACTGGCCCTGCGGGACGTGACCGTACGGCGCCTGGCCATACGGAGCTTGCCAATAGGGTTGCGGCCCTTGATTACCGGCGCCCGGCTGTGCCGCCGCCGGCCACTGCGGAGCCGGCGGCCCGTACTGCTGTCCAGGCCCTGGATAGCCGGGCGGCGGGTACGGGGGCTGCGTCATTCGTCGATCGTAAGCACAGCCAATGCCGGGGTTTGACGCCAAAAACCGGCCACGGGCCCTGCGCGGACGCCGGGTACGGCCTCAGTCGGCGAACACCCCGCGCATGGCGTCGGCGCCGAACATCGGTTCCATCATGGCCGAGAAGTCCGGGCCGCGGCGCAGCTTCTGACCACCGTCGACGTTGATCAGCTGACCGGTGATCCATTGCGATGCGTCGCTGAGCAGGAACAGCGCCAGGTTGGCGACGTCCTCGACCTCACCGGCCCGGGGCAGCGGTGTGCACTGCTTGTAATCCTCACGCAGCGGCTCGAATTCGAAGATGCTGGCCGCCACCAGATCGGTGCGGATCAGGCCAGGACGGATGCTGTTGGCCCGCACCCAGGACGCACCGAGCTCGTCGGCCGCGAGCTGCACGAGGTGATCGAGCGCCGACTTGGTGACGCCGTACGGCCCGAACCAGCGGTGGGTGTTGCTCGCCGCGATCGACGAGATGCCGACGAACGAGCCGCCGCCACCGCGCACCATTTCCCGCGCGGTGTGCTTGACGACGTACATGCTGCCGTTGACGTTGAGGTCGACGGTCTGGCGCCACATCTCCGAATCCAGGTGAGTGACGGGCCCGACGGTCAGCGAGCCACCGGCACAGTGCACGGCACCGGAGAGCTTGCCGTTCCACGCGGCCGCGGTCGCGACGGCGCTGGCGACGTCGTCCTCGTTGGTGACGTCGGCGGTCTGGAAGCGGATGGCGCCCGGTCCCCCGGAGGCGGAGATCTCGTCGACGGCGGACTGCAACGTGGCCTCGGTGCGGCCCACGATGAGCGCGTTGCCGCCGGCGGCCACCACTCCTTGCGCGATGGCCTTACCGATGCCGCTGCCACCGCCGGTGATCAACACCGTCCGATCTGTCAGCCAACCCTGGACTGAAAATTGCACCGACGTACTCCTCTGGACAGATCGACGGGGATACGTCCTGTATACACTTTTCGAAAGTTGTACACAATGCTGGTCGGGCGGCCAATTTCCCCGTTCGCCACACAGCGCCTGGGCGTACGCTGAAATTTTCCCCGACGAAAGCGGTGACGCCATGAGCATCCGGATCCATCGACGTCTCCTGGTGGCCGGCGGCTTCGCCTTCGCGACAGTCGCCGCACCCGCCGTATTCGCCCTGAGCGGCCCCGTGCCCGCCGCACTGCTCGGGGAGACCAACTGCCCGCCCGGCATGACGGAAAACCCCGTCAGCGGCTCCTGTTTCGAGGGCGGCAACGACCAGGCGCCGCCGCCGGTACAGGCGCCGACGAACCAGCTCGGCGAGATCAACGGCATTCCCTGCACCGGCCACAACACCGGCGAATGCATCGGCCTCTCGGAGGAACAGGTGCCCGAGGTACAGCCGCACTCGTCGGTGAGTTCCAGCCCGTAACAACATTCGCCTAAGGTTGTGTAATGCCTGCAAAAACTGATCCCGCCGATATCGGCGATGTGGAGCCCCTGGCCGACAGCACCGCCCGTCAGGCCCGTCGTGTCGTGGCCGCGTACGCAAACGATGCCGACGAATGTCGGATGTTCCTGTCCATGCTGGGTATCGGGCCCACGAAGCTCGACGCGTGACGGCCCGCGGAGGCAACGACGCTTCTGCGGCGTCCACCGCGAGTCCCAAAACCTCCAAGGGCGGCAAGTCCGCCGCGAAACCCGTCGGCAACTCCGACTTCGTCGTGGTCGCCAACCGGCTGCCCGTCGACATGGAACGGCTCCCCGACGGTTCGGTCACCTGGAAACGCAGCCCCGGCGGCCTCGTCACCGCGCTGGAGCCGCTGCTGCGCAAGCAGCGCGGCGCCTGGATCGGCTGGCCCGGCGTCGCTGACAGCGACGAAGATCCGATCGTCCAGGACGAGCTCACGATGTGTCCGGTCAGCATGTCGGCCGACGAGATCGCCGACTACTACGAGGGCTTCTCCAACGCGACGCTGTGGCCGCTGTACCACGACGTCATCGTCAAACCCATCTACCACCGGCACTGGTGGGACGCCTACGTCGCGGTCAACCGGCGCTTCGCCGAGGCCACGGCCCGCACCGCGGCCAAGGGCGCGACCGTCTGGGTGCAGGACTACCAGCTGCAACTGGTCCCCAAGATGCTGCGGGAGCTGCGTCCCGACCTGACCATCGGGTTCTTCCTGCACATCCCGTTCCCGCCCGTCGAGCTGTTCATGCAGATGCCGTGGCGCACCGAAATCATCGAAGGCCTGCTCGGCGCCGACCTGGTGGGCTTCCACCTTCCCGGCGGTGCGCAGAACTTCCTGGTGCTGGCCCGTCGACTGCTCGATGCCAACACATCGCGCCACACCATCGGTGTCCGGTCCCGGCTCGGCGAGGTGAGCCACGACGGCCGCACGGTCAAGGTCGGCGCGTTCCCCATCTCGATCGACTCGGCGGCGTTGGACGCGCAGGCCCGCAGCCGCACCATCCGGCAGCGCGCCCGTCAAATCCGCGATGAGCTGGGCAACCCACGCAAGATCATGCTGGGCGTGGACCGGCTGGACTACACCAAGGGCATCGACGTGCGGCTGCGCGCGTTCTCGGAGCTGCTCGCCGAAGGCCGGGCCAACCGGCACGACACCGTACTGGTCCAG
Proteins encoded in this region:
- a CDS encoding SDR family oxidoreductase, with the translated sequence MQFSVQGWLTDRTVLITGGGSGIGKAIAQGVVAAGGNALIVGRTEATLQSAVDEISASGGPGAIRFQTADVTNEDDVASAVATAAAWNGKLSGAVHCAGGSLTVGPVTHLDSEMWRQTVDLNVNGSMYVVKHTAREMVRGGGGSFVGISSIAASNTHRWFGPYGVTKSALDHLVQLAADELGASWVRANSIRPGLIRTDLVAASIFEFEPLREDYKQCTPLPRAGEVEDVANLALFLLSDASQWITGQLINVDGGQKLRRGPDFSAMMEPMFGADAMRGVFAD
- a CDS encoding intersectin-EH binding protein Ibp1, producing MSIRIHRRLLVAGGFAFATVAAPAVFALSGPVPAALLGETNCPPGMTENPVSGSCFEGGNDQAPPPVQAPTNQLGEINGIPCTGHNTGECIGLSEEQVPEVQPHSSVSSSP
- a CDS encoding trehalose-6-phosphate synthase; this translates as MTARGGNDASAASTASPKTSKGGKSAAKPVGNSDFVVVANRLPVDMERLPDGSVTWKRSPGGLVTALEPLLRKQRGAWIGWPGVADSDEDPIVQDELTMCPVSMSADEIADYYEGFSNATLWPLYHDVIVKPIYHRHWWDAYVAVNRRFAEATARTAAKGATVWVQDYQLQLVPKMLRELRPDLTIGFFLHIPFPPVELFMQMPWRTEIIEGLLGADLVGFHLPGGAQNFLVLARRLLDANTSRHTIGVRSRLGEVSHDGRTVKVGAFPISIDSAALDAQARSRTIRQRARQIRDELGNPRKIMLGVDRLDYTKGIDVRLRAFSELLAEGRANRHDTVLVQLATPSRERVDSYKVMREDIERQVGHINGEYSEVGHAVVHYMHRAIGREELIAFFVAADVMLVTPLRDGMNLVAKEYVACRSDLGGALVLSEFTGAAEELRQAYLTNPHHLDGVKDAIADALTQSPEEGRRRMRALRRQVLAHDVDRWARAFLDALSHTRD